From the genome of Gimesia chilikensis:
AGGGAATATTGTACCGGTCGGAAAACGGGTCGGGAAGAGTAGTTGGCGGTGGTTCTGGATTACTAAAGGAGGTTTAGTTTGTGGGATTTGACTACCACGAAAGGTGCGAAGGGATTACTACCACGGAAGTCACGAAAAGATCTGTCAGTTGTGATGGAGAGATGATGGCTGAAACTGGTCCTGAATTGTGTGAGTGAGCTGTGACCTCCTGCTCGCGATGCTCGCCCCGGATTGCATCCGGGGTTACCCGAGATGTATTTCCGGATGCCATTGGAATTGGAAGCAAATGGTCTGTCGTTAGGCGGGCGACCACACAGGGTCGCCCCTACGCGTGGATTTTGGTTTGTGAAACACACCGCGGGTGGTCCCAAATTTTGAGTTGCCGCGGTGAGGCGATGGATATTTCAAAGTGCTGCTTGATATTCAGTAGTGGCCGGTGTGCCGTGGATGGTCTTCGTCTTTTCTTGCTGGTGCCGATTTGTAGGATTGGTTGTTTCTGTTTTTGATCTCGCAGGTAGAGGAGGTTAGCTGCCGGGGAGGGAGGGTTGACGCTCCCTGTTTTACCGGTGGCTAGTAACTCCGCTCAGGGGGGGAATTGTTTATGGACGTCCATTGGAAGCTGGAGCATGTTGGATGTCGCCAGGCGGGCAGGCACACAGGCGCTGCCCCTACATCCTGTTTTGATCATGGGTCTGATTCTGTCGATCGGCACCGGGAGGTCAAGACAAAATTTTGTCCCGATGTGGCCGGATTTTGTCCTGGTGTGGCCTGGATTTTGTCCCTGTCTGGCCGGAGTGTGTCCTGGTCTGCCCTGAACAGGGGAGGGAGAACATCCCGAACTGGTGCGTTGGGTTTCGGTGAACAGCCGGTGAAAAGCGGTGGGGGTTCAGGTGGAATTGCATCAGTGGTTCCGGCTGTTCCAGTGCACGCGAACCCGCCTCGCGCGCGAGCCAGAGGGGGAATACCATACGGATCGGGAGGGGTGGATCAAGTTCATTTTGTGCAGCGAGAGTGGGAACCGACACTGTGCACCAACGACGAGATTACAGTGCGCTGTTTAACCCATGCGTCCGAACTGACGGTCGAGCTCGGCGTGGCTCAGCACCAGTGCGGAAGGCCGACCGTGGGGACAGTGGTGGGCGTCGTCGATAAGGTGCCTCTGTTCGAGCAGGCTGTAGATTTCTTCCTGCGTCAGGCGCTGTCCCGCTTTGATGGCGGCTTTACAGGACATCATCGTGATCAGTTCATCCAGCAGATCGCGGCGGGAGGGCTGTTTGGCGTTGTCCAGGTTATCGGCAATGTCGCGGACGAGCTGTTCGAGGTTCGCCTTTTTCAACATCACGGGATAGCTGGTGACCAGCAGTGTGTTGCCGCCGAACTCTTCGATACCGAGTCCGAAGCTGGCGAGCATCTCAGCGTGGTCGAGGATGAGGGCCGTCTCCTTGGCGCTCATTTCGATCGTCAGCGGAACGAGCAGCTTCTGGGCTTCGACCGTCTGGGCGAGCACGCGTTTGCGGAAGTACTCGTACATGATCCGTTCGTGCAGGGCGTGTTGATCGATGATGGTCAGCGCGCCTTTGATTTCGACGACGATGTAGCAGTTGAGGACCTGAATCGGTCTGAGATCGGCGGTAGCGGCTTCCGCGAACTGATCTGCGGGGCGATCGATATCGGGAATGAAGGGAGCCGCAGGCTCTGCCGGTGTGGGGGATGCGCTCTCCCCTGCTCCCGCCTGTTCCTGTTCGCGCTGTTGCTGGAAGTGCGAGAGCGGAATCGCGTCGGCAGCGGTAAAGGGAGCCGCCAGGTCGGAGGGGGGCGAAATCATGCGGGCTTCGCCGCTGATTTTCTGGCCGGGAAGATCGTCGGCGACCTGCTTGAGTTGTTCCTTGGCCCAGGTGGTCAGTTCGAGCTGTGTCTGTTTCTGTTCGGGGGTCGGCGCTGCGGGTTGCGACGGCTCGGGGAGGTCGCCTTTTTTGGAGAGCGACATCTGCGACTGGAGATCCATGCTGAGGAACTGGCTGCGGAGCGTGGAGAGCAGCTGTCTGTACAGCGACTGGCTGTCGCGGAAGCGGACTTCCGATTTTGTGGGATGCACGTTGACGTCGACCATGGACGGGGGCATGTCGAGGTAGAGGAACGAGATCGGCTGGCGGCCGACCATCAGCAGTCCGCGATAAGCTTCGGTCAGCGCATGCTGCAGGGTGCGATCCTGAATCCAGCGACCGTTGAGGAAGAGGTACTGTCCTTTGCGGGTCGATTTGTTTTCGCTGGGATGCGAGACATAGCCCCAGATGCGGACGTCTTCCAATTGCGATTCGACCCAGATCAGGTGGTCGGACAGTTTCTTGCCGTAGAACAGGCGGAGCCGATCGATGAGGTTATCGGACGGCGGGAGATCGAAGATGACTTTGTTATTGTGTCTGAGAACCATGTAGAGCCGGGGATGCGCGAGAGCGGCCCGGGTGAACTGTTCGCTGATGTGGCCGAATTCGGTCTTGGTCGTTTTGAGGAACTTACGGCGGACCGGCGTGTTAGCGAACAGCTGTCGGACTTCGATCGAGGTGCCCAGCGGACAGCCACAGGGCTGTGGTTTTCCGGGAGTGCCTGTGTTGACTTCGAATTCGAGTCCCTGTTTCTGGTCGGCGGTGCGGGTGCGGATGCGGAAGCGGCTGACTTCGGAAATGGACGCGAGGGCCTCGCCCCGGAACCCCATGGTCTGCACGCTGAAGAGGTCGTCCGCGTTAGAAATTTTACTGGTGGCATGACTGGAGACGGCAAGCAGCAGGTCGTCGGGGTGGATGCCTTCTCCGTTATCGACGACGCGAATCAGATCGGCGCCGCCATTCATGATGTCGACTTCGATGCGGGTCGCGAGGGAATCGATGCTGTTATCGAGCAGTTCTTTCACCGCACTGGCCGGCCGCTCGATGACTTCCCCGGCGGCGATTTTATTAATCACGCTGGTATCGAGTTGGTGAATGCGGGAGAGCGATTGCACGGCGGCGGTCCGTTCCATGAGTTTGATCAGTCCGATTGATAAGAAATTGTGCCAGTTCCAGTTCTGTTTTTAACCGGAACGAGGCGGAATCGCAATGAAGGAGTTCAGCGATGATGAACAGAGTTAAACCAGTTTCACGCGGGAAGCGGGGCGTTATTTTCCCCAGCGCTGGTGAATCTCATGCCTGATTTCGAGATGATCGCAGATGCGGCCCGAGATGAAATCGACCAGGTCGTGAATGGTGACCGGGTTGTGATAAAAGCCGGGTGCTGCGGGCAGGATGGTGGCGCCTGCCTGTGTGAGGCGGACCATGTTTTCCAGCGGGATCAACCCGAGCGGTGTTTCGCGGGCGACGATGATCAGTTTACGACGTTCCTTGAGGTGCACGTCGGCGGCTCGATGAATCAGGTTACTGCCGGAACCGGCGGCGATGGTGCCGAGGGTGCCCATGGAACAGGGGCAGATCACCATGCCTTCGGTCAGGAACGATCCACTGGCGATGCCTGCGGAGAAATCCTGGTAGTGGTGGTAGATCAGGTCTCCCTGTTTGAACTCGGCCTCGCCCAGCACGGAGCTGAGCGCGAAGCTTTCGCTGCTCGTGGGTTTCATTTTGCTGAGCACGCTGTCGCTGGGCTGATTATCGGGATCGGGGAGCAACTGCTTGGGATCGAAGTTTTCCAGGTCGATTTTCAGACCGAGTTCGTGGCGCAAGACATGTGCGGCGGCAGCACTGATGGTGAGATGCACGGTGCGACCGGCGGCCATCAGAACTTCGACCAGGCGGACGGCATAGATGGCACCACTGGCGCCGGTGACTGCGACTACGACATTATTGGACATGAGCGAGTACCTCGCGGTTGGATCGAAAACTTAAGAAGCGGGGGCAGCGGGCTTCACGCCGGTATAGAGGGTGGCGATACCAAACGTAAGCGGATACCAGCGGGTTCCTTCCAGGCCACACTCATCCATGATGTCGGCGAGTGCCTTGCCGTAGGGGAACTCCGAGACCGATTCGGGCAGATAGTTATAGGCGGACTGCTGGTTGCGGGCCAGCAGTTGTCCCATGCGGGGCAGAATATGTTTGAAATAAAACTGGTAACAGGCGCGGAACAGCGGGTTGGTGGGAATCGAAAATTCGAGCACCGCGACC
Proteins encoded in this window:
- a CDS encoding UbiX family flavin prenyltransferase, whose protein sequence is MSNNVVVAVTGASGAIYAVRLVEVLMAAGRTVHLTISAAAAHVLRHELGLKIDLENFDPKQLLPDPDNQPSDSVLSKMKPTSSESFALSSVLGEAEFKQGDLIYHHYQDFSAGIASGSFLTEGMVICPCSMGTLGTIAAGSGSNLIHRAADVHLKERRKLIIVARETPLGLIPLENMVRLTQAGATILPAAPGFYHNPVTIHDLVDFISGRICDHLEIRHEIHQRWGK
- the mutL gene encoding DNA mismatch repair endonuclease MutL, whose translation is MERTAAVQSLSRIHQLDTSVINKIAAGEVIERPASAVKELLDNSIDSLATRIEVDIMNGGADLIRVVDNGEGIHPDDLLLAVSSHATSKISNADDLFSVQTMGFRGEALASISEVSRFRIRTRTADQKQGLEFEVNTGTPGKPQPCGCPLGTSIEVRQLFANTPVRRKFLKTTKTEFGHISEQFTRAALAHPRLYMVLRHNNKVIFDLPPSDNLIDRLRLFYGKKLSDHLIWVESQLEDVRIWGYVSHPSENKSTRKGQYLFLNGRWIQDRTLQHALTEAYRGLLMVGRQPISFLYLDMPPSMVDVNVHPTKSEVRFRDSQSLYRQLLSTLRSQFLSMDLQSQMSLSKKGDLPEPSQPAAPTPEQKQTQLELTTWAKEQLKQVADDLPGQKISGEARMISPPSDLAAPFTAADAIPLSHFQQQREQEQAGAGESASPTPAEPAAPFIPDIDRPADQFAEAATADLRPIQVLNCYIVVEIKGALTIIDQHALHERIMYEYFRKRVLAQTVEAQKLLVPLTIEMSAKETALILDHAEMLASFGLGIEEFGGNTLLVTSYPVMLKKANLEQLVRDIADNLDNAKQPSRRDLLDELITMMSCKAAIKAGQRLTQEEIYSLLEQRHLIDDAHHCPHGRPSALVLSHAELDRQFGRMG